A genomic region of Branchiostoma lanceolatum isolate klBraLanc5 chromosome 4, klBraLanc5.hap2, whole genome shotgun sequence contains the following coding sequences:
- the LOC136433902 gene encoding uncharacterized protein, with protein sequence MSDFVLEGVDVRSIVASHLKKHGYVDVSGDPRLRQVCCTMYGNCRLHQSLGEQCLPVCLGHVLSTRTHTSYMTDCDVFKHMETLCHISVYYPGAKKLSAYFSQLLPLCLRLISEEENERTCDAITDVKRARAIAVRRRRIGATLIHTMLLAGGCHRQALALCESGAVPVLGRILAGRQDAPWCPYKDKVLMVHLLHVILDSGNERCWQCVKKIEKELTEVWKRHRDATSGDVRYKLHQAVDGLLSILRRGKTPLQPTKRRRHSYKQYFQFPVVCSSPECSNIEAGSKFKMCAACGLARYCSTECQTHHWAHGHKPDCNAMVAFDKVNRSRIM encoded by the exons ATGTCTGACTTCGTCTTGGAAGGAGTTGACGTCCGTTCGATCGTCGCGTCGCACCTGAAGAAGCACGGCTACGTCGACGTGAGCGGCGACCCGCGGCTGCGTCAGGTGTGCTGTACCATGTACGGGAACTGCCGGCTTCACCAGAGCCTGGGGGAGCAGTGCTTACCTGTGTGTCTGGGTCACGTCTTATCAACTCGGACGCACACGTCTTACATGACTGACTGCGATGTTTTCAAGCACATGGAGACGCTGTGCCACATATCCGTGTACTACCCAGGCGCCAAGAAGCTGTCCGCGTATTTCTCCCAACTTCTGCCTCTGTGTCTAAGACTTATTTCAGAGGAAGAAAACGAACGGACATGCGACGCCATCACGGACGTCAAGAGGGCGCGAGCTATTGCCGTGAGAAGGAGGAGGATCGGAGCTACCCTCATCCATACAATGTTGCTAGCCGGCGGGTGTCACAGGCAGGCCTTGGCTCTGTGCGAGTCCGGAGCCGTCCCGGTGTTGGGGAGAATCCTGGCCGGGCGGCAAGACGCCCCCTGGTGCCCATATAAGGACAAGGTCCTGATGGTACACCTGCTTCACGTGATCCTGGACAGTGGGAACGAGAGGTGCTGGCAGTGTGTGAAAAAG ATAGAAAAGGAGTTGACGGAAGTCTGGAAACGGCACAGAGATGCGACGTCTGGCGATGTACGGTACAAACTGCATCAAGCCGTGGACGGGCTCCTTTCTATCCTGAGGCGTGGAAAAACGCCCTTACAACCCACCAAAAGACGCAGACACAGCTACAAGCAGTACTTTCAATTCCCGGTGGTGTGTTCCTCTCCGGAGTGTTCTAACATCGAGGCGGGCAGCAAGTTCAAGATGTGCGCTGCATGCGGTCTCGccaggtactgcagcacagaGTGCCAGACCCACCACTGGGCGCACGGACACAAACCGGACTGTAACGCCATGGTCGCgtttgacaaggtcaacagGTCGCGGATAATGTAA